From a region of the Mercurialis annua linkage group LG1-X, ddMerAnnu1.2, whole genome shotgun sequence genome:
- the LOC126665742 gene encoding universal stress protein PHOS34 encodes MTANLGTVIVAVDGSEECMYALRWALDNLKLRSPAPDSTETSSGGSFIILHVQSPPNIAAGLNPRAIPFGGPTDVEVPAITAAIETHQKRITKAVLDHALDICRQKDVKANVKTEVVIGEPKEKICEVVENTDADLLVMGCRDFGPIKRMFLGSVSNYCTNHAQCPVIIVKGKDASAST; translated from the exons ATGACTGCAAACCTCGGTACCGTGATCGTGGCCGTCGACGGCAGCGAAGAGTGCATGTACGCCTTGAGATGGGCGCTCGACAATCTCAAGCTTCGATCTCCTGCTCCCGACTCTACTGAAACCTCTTCCGGTGGTTCTTTCATCATCCTCCACGTTCAGTCGCCACCGAACATTGCTGCTGGTCTCAATCCTCGCGCTATCCCCTTCGGTGGACCTA CTGATGTAGAAGTGCCTGCGATTACTGCGGCGATCGAGACGCACCAGAAGCGCATTACAAAAGCCGTTTTAGATCATGCGTTAGACATTTGCCGCCAAAAAGATGTTAag gcGAATGTTAAAACAGAGGTGGTAATTGGGGAGCCGAAAGAGAAAATATGTGAAGTTGTAGAGAATACGGATGCCGATTTGCTTGTTATGGGATGTCGTGATTTTGGCCCTATTAAAAG AATGTTTCTGGGAAGTGTAAGCAACTATTGCACCAACCATGCACAATGTCCGGTCATTATTGTCAAGGGCAAGGATGCTTCAGCATCAACTTAA